One Ananas comosus cultivar F153 linkage group 23, ASM154086v1, whole genome shotgun sequence genomic window carries:
- the LOC109727815 gene encoding protein HASTY 1 translates to MEEGDNSTAANVARAIAAALDWSSPPDARKAAVAYLESVKNGDVRVLANTSLLLVRKDWSSEIRLHGFKMLQHLVRFRWDEFSISERREFANYTINLVVEVVGSHEEWALKSQMAALVAEVVRREGIALWHELLPSIVSLSNKGPTEAELVAMILRWLPEDITVHNEDLEGDRRRILLRGLTESLTEILPLLYSLLEKHFVAALTEHSRQQVDLAKQHAATVTAALNAVNAYAEWAPVPDLAKYGLIHGCGSLLPYNEFRLHACEFFKFISQRKRPVDATGSEFDSAMNMIFQILMNVSRDFLNGSMSNSGSIDENEYEFAESICESMVALGSSNMQCILVDRGMTSQFLQQMLEYYQHYKIALHFQSLLFWLALLREPSSKGKSIAQVSGDNLSVGNLGFGGGPIDKDKKWVSLFITDEVCAAILDVSFRRMLKKNVTSGTATSLEPLELWSDELEGKSDFSQYRSRLLELLKLTASQKPLVAAARVSQRIDTIIKNANHQSMSHQDLAVMESTQLGLEAVVGSIFDGSDESLSSNPEIKFQLHTIFAGLLQQLLCLKWTEPASAVLLGRYLDALGPYLKHYPDSVTGVVNKLFELLTSLPCTIQDPSSNNARHARLQICSSFIRISRAADKSLLPHMKAIADTMGYLQAEGRLLRGEHNLLGEAFLVMASSAGIQQQQEVLAWQLEPLSKVWTPLEWQNTYLSEPFGLTYLFSDVQFMWSIFHAVTFFEKALKRSGSKKSNINLQGSVGPTTNPTYLHPISSHLSWMLPPLLRLLRSIHALWSEPIAQVLPGELKAAKGMSPVEQTSLLGESSLKLPKGNLAAATGDGPSMEMSREGDSKENDIRNWLKGIRDSGYNVIGLSTTIGDTFFRCIEGSSVALALVENVQSMEFRHIRQLIHLVLVPLVKNCPVDLWEAYIINLLHPLLLHCHQALSCSWSSLLNEARAKVPDNIGNLLGSELKVEVMEEKLLRDLTREVCSLLSALASPNLNSGLPSLEQIGPTNRVEASHLKNVESYVSNSLIGFLMLHKGTALPALRISLEVFTWTDGEAVTKIIPFCGAIILLAISSNNQEVREFVAKDLFFAIIQGLALESNAIISADLLGLCREIYVYLSERDPAPRQVLMSLPNITKDDLLGFEDALSKTSSPKEQKQHLRSLLILATGNKLKALAAQKVTNVITNVTARSRTSAPISGPTVEEDGAIGLAAIT, encoded by the exons GTTAAGAATGGAGATGTCCGTGTTTTGGCAAATACATCCCTTCTTTTGGTTCGGAAGGATTGGTCATCTGAGATTCGACTCCATGGGTTCAAAATGCTACAG CATTTGGTTCGATTCAGATGGGATGAGTTTAGCATCTCAGAGCGGAGGGAATTCGctaattatactattaatttAGTAGTGGAAGTGGTTGGCTCTCATGAGGAGTGGGCTTTAAAGAGTCAGATGGCTGCTTTAGTCGCAGAG GTTGTTCGGAGGGAAGGAATAGCTCTATGGCATGAGCTACTACCATCTATAGTTTCTTTGTCTAACAAAGGTCCCACTGAG GCTGAATTAGTTGCAATGATTCTAAGGTGGCTTCCAGAAGATATAACAGTTCATAATGAAGATTTAGAAG GTGATCGACGGAGGATATTGTTACGTGGTCTTACAGAGTCTTTGACGGAGATATTACCACTTCTGTATTCC TTACTTGAGAAACATTTTGTAGCTGCCTTGACTGAACATTCTAGGCAGCAAGTGGACTTGGCTAAACAACATGCTGCCACAGTGACAGCTGCTCTAAATGCTGTTAATGCATATGCTGAATGGGCTCCTGTGCCTGATCTTGCCAAATATGGCCTAATTCATGG TTGTGGATCCTTACTTCCTTATAATGAATTTCGTCTCCATGCTTGTGAATTCTTCAAATTCATCTCTCAGAG AAAAAGACCTGTTGATGCCACGGGCTCTGAGTTTGATTCAGCAATGAATATGATTTTCCAGATCTTGATGAATGTGTCAAGAGATTTTCTAAACGGATCAATGTCAAATTCTggttctattgatgaaaatgagTATGAGTTTGCAGAGTCTATATGTGAGAGTATGGTTGCTTTGGGTTCTTCTAACATGCAATGCATCCTTGTCGACAGAGGCATGACTTCTCAGTTTCTTCAACAG atgctggaatactatcaacaTTACAAGATTGCACTTCATTTCCAATCTTTGCTCTTTTGGCTG GCATTGCTGAGAGAACCATCATCAAAAGGAAAATCCATTGCACAGGTTTCGGGGGATAACCTTTCTGTTGGTAATTTAGGATTTGGTGGCGGGCCAATAGACAAGGACAAGAAGTGGGTCTCTTTATTCATCACTGATGAAGTCTGTGCTGCTATATTGGATGTTTCTTTCCGAAGAATGCTCAAGAAAAATGTTACTTCAGGCACTGCAACATCTTTAGAACCCTTAGAGCTATGGAGCGATGAGCTTGAGGGAAAAAGTGATTTCAGCCAATATCGTTCTAGATTG TTGGAGCTCTTAAAACTCACAGCTTCTCAAAAGCCACTTGTAGCTGCAGCAAGAGTTTCTCAGAGAATTgatacaataattaaaaatgcaAATCATCAATCAATGTCCCATCAG GATTTAGCTGTAATGGAAAGCACACAACTAGGCCTTGAAGCAGTTGTTGGTTCAATTTTTGATGGTTCAGATGAATCTCTCAGCAGCAATCCTGAAATCAAGTTTCAGTTACACACAATTTTCGCAG GTCTACTTCAGCAGCTCCTTTGTTTAAAGTGGACTGAACCAGCATCTGCAGTATTGCTTGGGCGATATTTGGATGCATTGGGTCCCTATTTGAAACACTATCCAGATTCAGTCACCGGTGTCGTGAATAAACTTTTTGAATTGTTGACATCTCTTCCTTGCACCATTCAG GATCCTTCATCAAATAATGCTCGGCATGCTAGGTTGCAAATCTGTTCATCTTTCATTCGAATATCCAGAGCTGCTGACAAGAGCCTTCTTCCGCATATGAAG GCTATAGCTGATACCATGGGATATCTTCAAGCAGAGGGTCGACTACTCCGAGGGGAGCATAATCTTCTGGGAGAAGCATTCCTTGTAATGGCTTCTTCTGCTGG gattcaacaacaacaagaagTATTGGCGTGGCAGCTTGAGCCTTTGAGCAAAGTATGGACCCCATTGGAGTGGCAAAACACTTACTTGTCCGAACCATTTGGATTGACATATCTTTTCTCGGACGTCCAATTTATGTGGTCAATTTTCCATGCTGTAACATTCTTTGAGAAGGCACTGAAAAGGAGTGGAAGTAAGAAGTCTAATATCAACTTACAAGGATCCGTAGGGCCGACAACTAATCCTACTTATCTGCATCCTATATCGTCCCACTTATCATGGATGCTTCCCCCGCTTTTAAGG CTGCTTCGATCTATACACGCCCTATGGTCTGAACCAATAGCTCAAGTTCTACCTGGTGAACTAAAAGCTGCTAAGGGTATGAGCCCAGTTGAGCAAACTAGTCTTCTAGGAGAGAGCTCTCTTAAGCTGCCAAAAGGTAATTTGGCTGCTGCCACTGGAGATGGGCCTTCAATGGAGATGAGCAGGGAGGGCGACTCTAAGGAAAATGATATTAGAAACTGGTTGAAGGGTATCCGAGACAGTGG GTATAATGTAATTGGCCTCTCGACGACTATTGGTGATACCTTCTTCCGGTGCATTGAGGGTTCTTCTGTAGCACTTGCTCTTGTGGAGAATGTGCAGTCAATGGAATTTAGACATATACGTCAACTCATCCACTTAGTTCTTGTTCCTTTGGTTAAAAATTGTCCTGTTGATTTATGGGAAGCATATATTATAAATCTGTTGCATCCATTATTACTTCACTGCCACCAAGCTCTTTCTTGTTCATGGTCAAGCCTTCTAAATGAGGCTCGAGCTAAAGTACCTGACAACATTGGTAATCTTCTTGGATCGGAACTGAAGGTGGAAGTAATGGAAGAGAAGTTGTTGCGCGATTTGACTAGGGAAGTATGTTCCCTTCTTTCGGCTTTAGCATCGCCAAACTTGAATAGTGGGCTTCCCTCGTTGGAACAAATTGGACCTACCAACCGTGTGGAAGCCTCTCACTTGAAGAATGTAGAATCATATGTTTCAAACTCTCTCATCGG ATTTCTCATGTTGCATAAGGGTACTGCTCTTCCTGCATTAAGGATAAGCCTTGAAGTTTTCACTTGGACTGATGGTGAAGCGGTGACTAAAATTATTCCTTTCTGCGGAGCCATAATTCTTCTGGCTATTTCGTCAAACAATCAGGAAGTAAGGGAGTTTGTCGCGAAGGATTTGTTCTTTGCAATAATTCAAGGTCTAGCCCTTGAGTCGAATGCTATAATCAGCGCAGATCTTCTTGGCCTCTGTCGTGAAATATACGTCTATTTGTCAGAGAGGGACCCTGCACCTAGACAG GTTTTGATGTCCCTTCCTAACATCACTAAAGATGATTTACTTGGCTTTGAGGATGCTTTGAGTAAAACAAGTAGCCCTAAAGAACAAAAGCAGCACTTGCGAAGCTTGCTTATATTAGCTACAGGAAACAAATTGAAAGCTCTTGCTGCTCAAAAAGTTACCAATGTAATTACAAATGTCACAG CTCGAAGCCGCACTTCAGCTCCAATTTCTGGGCCCACTGTCGAAGAAGATGGCGCTATTGGATTGGCAgcaattacataa